The proteins below come from a single Orcinus orca chromosome 6, mOrcOrc1.1, whole genome shotgun sequence genomic window:
- the LOC101275275 gene encoding interferon alpha-1-like, which translates to MAPTLSLLLALVLLSCNSNCSLGCDLPQTHSLANTRALMLLQQMRRISPFSCLKDRNDFGFPQEAFGGNQFQKAQAIAVVHEMIQQTFQLFSTEGSAAAWDETLLDKFCTALYQQLTDLQACLMQEAGLEGTPLPKEDSILAVRKYFHRITVYLQEKKYSPCAWEIVRAEVMRSFSSSTNLQERLRRKE; encoded by the coding sequence TGGCCCCAACTTTGTCCTTACTCCTGGCCCTGGTGCTGCTCAGCTGCAACTCCAACTGCTCTCTGGGCTGCGACCTGCCTCAGACCCACAGCCTGGCTAACACGAGGGCCCTGATGCTCCTGCAACAGATGAGGAGAAtctcccccttctcctgcctGAAGGACAGAAATGACTTTGGATTCCCCCAGGAGGCGTTTGGAGGCAACCAGTTCCAGAAGGCTCAAGCCATCGCTGTCGTCCATGAGATGATCCAGCAGACCTTCCAGCTCTTCAGCACAGAGGGCTCGGCTGCCGCTTGGGATGAGACCCTCCTGGACAAGTTCTGCACCGCACTTTATCAGCAGCTCACTGACCTGCAAGCCTGTCTGATGCAGGAGGCGGGGCTGGAAGGGACTCCCCTGCCGAAGGAGGACTCCATCCTGGCTGTGAGGAAATACTTCCACAGAATCACTGTCTATCTGCAAGAGAAGAAGTACAGCCCTTGTGCCTGGGAGATTGTCAGAGCAGAAGTCATGAGATCCTTCTCTTCATCAACAAACTTGCAAGAAAGACTCAGGAGGAAGGAATGA